The following are encoded together in the Mesoterricola sediminis genome:
- a CDS encoding LabA-like NYN domain-containing protein → MRCAVFIDGNNIFHSARQLGYDVDYSRLLALLVGRDRELLRAFFYTGVDETADRQRGFLHWMRRNGFRVVQKPVKQERDGTRRARLEVEITTDMMNYADKVDLIILVSGDEDFAYPLQTLAQNGVRVEVAGFRSAMANKVMDAADRYIELDQLAERFRKEGGLDDEADEYREKL, encoded by the coding sequence ATGCGCTGCGCCGTATTCATCGACGGGAACAACATCTTCCATTCCGCCCGCCAGCTCGGCTACGACGTGGACTACAGCAGGCTCCTCGCACTGCTGGTGGGCCGCGACCGGGAACTCCTGCGGGCCTTCTTCTACACGGGCGTGGACGAGACGGCCGACCGTCAGCGGGGCTTCCTGCACTGGATGCGCCGCAACGGCTTCCGGGTGGTCCAGAAACCGGTCAAGCAGGAACGGGACGGCACGCGCCGCGCGCGCCTGGAGGTGGAAATCACCACCGACATGATGAACTACGCCGACAAGGTGGACCTCATCATCCTGGTGAGCGGCGACGAGGACTTCGCCTACCCCCTCCAGACCCTCGCCCAGAACGGCGTCCGGGTGGAGGTGGCCGGGTTCCGCTCGGCCATGGCCAACAAGGTCATGGACGCGGCCGACCGCTACATCGAGCTGGATCAGCTGGCCGAGCGTTTCCGCAAGGAGGGCGGCCTGGACGACGAGGCCGACGAATACCGGGAAAAACTCTGA
- a CDS encoding M28 family peptidase: MRALLLSGLTLCLAAEPPAVARMRQDLTVLASPALAGRGNGDPGLERAVAYVARAYRKLGLRPKVQRYAWIARVKRTEAAAVLGGRPLTWGRDVEALGYSAGADLKALPLRFVGCGLRAGAYDDLGDLKGRAAVIFRRLPEAAAFAQVKRAETALLSRIRACEAAGAAAILLVEEGDAPRTLGREEGPTELHLPILSLPARTLAPWLDLPALRARLVETGLPQTSEPGATLDLKLALAREEVQLPNLAVLLPGRNPKLRDQIIAVGAHLDHLGHGERHSAAGEAGRGQIHPGADDNGSGSVMTLELARRFKRQRPARPILFLHFSGEEEGLLGSAAWTRNPTVPLAQIKFMVNLDMVGRLDKARPTLLMGGLGAPKAALERARTFAPEGLALGTDVGAAVGGSDHMSFSASKIPTFFFFSGLHQDYHKPTDTADRIDYDGMARVEAMVARVVQDLADSAEVPAFDPETAKVQSARDASPMGVSLGILPDFTENKAGFRITDTSRGSAAEAAGLKGGDIIIRIGDAPVKGIYDYMAALTGRKPGDKVLIRWLRDGVEMQAEATLKGR; the protein is encoded by the coding sequence ATGCGGGCCCTCCTCCTCTCCGGACTCACCCTTTGCCTGGCCGCCGAACCGCCGGCGGTCGCCCGCATGCGCCAGGACCTGACGGTGCTGGCCTCCCCCGCCCTGGCGGGACGGGGCAACGGGGATCCGGGGCTGGAGCGGGCCGTGGCCTACGTGGCCCGGGCCTACCGGAAGCTGGGCCTCAGGCCGAAGGTCCAGCGCTACGCGTGGATCGCCCGCGTGAAGCGCACCGAGGCCGCCGCGGTGCTGGGCGGCCGGCCCCTCACCTGGGGCCGCGACGTGGAGGCCCTCGGCTACAGCGCCGGCGCGGACCTGAAGGCCCTGCCCCTGCGCTTCGTGGGCTGCGGCCTCCGGGCCGGCGCCTACGACGACCTGGGGGATCTCAAGGGCCGGGCCGCCGTCATCTTCCGGCGCCTGCCCGAAGCCGCCGCCTTCGCCCAGGTGAAGCGGGCGGAGACGGCCCTGCTCTCCCGCATCCGCGCCTGCGAGGCCGCCGGAGCCGCCGCCATCCTGCTGGTGGAGGAGGGCGACGCCCCCCGGACCCTGGGCCGGGAGGAGGGGCCCACCGAGCTGCACCTTCCCATCCTGAGCCTCCCCGCCCGGACCCTCGCGCCTTGGCTCGACCTGCCCGCCCTCCGGGCCCGCCTCGTGGAGACGGGCCTGCCCCAGACCTCCGAGCCCGGCGCCACCCTGGACCTGAAGCTCGCCCTCGCCCGCGAGGAGGTGCAGCTGCCCAACCTGGCCGTGCTGCTGCCGGGCCGGAACCCGAAGCTCCGGGACCAGATCATCGCCGTGGGGGCCCACCTGGACCACCTGGGCCACGGGGAACGCCATTCCGCCGCCGGGGAGGCGGGCCGGGGCCAGATCCACCCGGGCGCCGACGACAACGGCTCGGGCAGCGTGATGACCCTGGAACTGGCCCGCCGGTTCAAGCGCCAACGTCCCGCCCGCCCCATCCTCTTCCTCCACTTCAGCGGCGAGGAGGAGGGCCTGCTGGGTTCGGCGGCCTGGACCCGGAACCCCACCGTGCCCCTGGCGCAGATCAAGTTCATGGTGAACCTGGACATGGTCGGACGCCTCGACAAGGCCAGGCCCACCCTCCTCATGGGCGGGCTCGGCGCCCCCAAGGCCGCCCTGGAGCGGGCGCGGACCTTCGCCCCCGAGGGCCTGGCCCTGGGCACCGACGTGGGGGCCGCCGTGGGCGGATCCGACCACATGTCCTTCTCGGCCAGCAAGATCCCGACGTTCTTCTTCTTTTCCGGCCTCCACCAGGACTACCACAAGCCCACCGACACCGCCGACCGCATCGACTACGACGGCATGGCCCGGGTGGAGGCCATGGTGGCCCGGGTGGTGCAGGATCTGGCGGATTCGGCCGAGGTGCCCGCCTTCGACCCGGAGACCGCCAAGGTCCAGTCCGCCCGGGACGCCTCCCCCATGGGGGTCTCCCTGGGCATCCTCCCGGATTTCACGGAAAACAAGGCCGGGTTCCGCATCACGGACACCTCCCGCGGCTCCGCGGCCGAGGCCGCGGGCCTCAAGGGCGGCGACATCATCATCCGCATCGGGGACGCCCCGGTGAAGGGCATCTACGACTACATGGCCGCCCTCACCGGCCGCAAGCCGGGGGACAAAGTGCTGATCCGCTGGCTCCGCGATGGGGTGGAGATGCAGGCCGAAGCCACCTTGAAGGGGCGCTGA